Proteins encoded together in one Halalkaliarchaeum sp. AArc-CO window:
- a CDS encoding phosphoribosylaminoimidazolesuccinocarboxamide synthase has product MTSVKEFRIETEPTATETGRGRFYFTDAYSVFDWGQMPDPIPNKGASLCVMGADNFERLDAAGIPTHYRGVVPAGTDDAAGDRESTSLSAAAEAVESGEAEPPREMEIQLTQVPDLPYDGESYDYGAYHAEAGDNYLVPLEVVFRNTVPVGSSLRSRTDPADLGLDFDTWPDETVDLPKPVVEFSTKYEEQDRYLDRITADEIAGKADIDDLETLAREVNDVVTERATDAGFVHEDGKIEVLYHGGALRVADVVGTFDENRFSYGGQEVSKEVVRQWYKREQPEWVDAVAAAKRDVTEREIADWRRLCSAEPTSLPPDVLDAVSKLYAAGANAYTGREWFDAPPIGDAVEKVRRL; this is encoded by the coding sequence ATGACGAGCGTGAAGGAGTTCCGGATCGAAACCGAGCCGACCGCGACAGAGACGGGACGCGGACGGTTTTACTTCACCGACGCGTACTCGGTGTTCGACTGGGGGCAGATGCCGGATCCGATTCCGAACAAGGGGGCGAGCCTCTGTGTGATGGGTGCCGACAACTTCGAGCGTCTCGACGCTGCGGGGATTCCGACCCACTACCGGGGAGTCGTGCCTGCCGGAACCGACGACGCGGCCGGGGATCGCGAGTCGACGTCGCTTTCGGCTGCCGCCGAGGCGGTCGAATCGGGCGAAGCAGAACCCCCACGCGAGATGGAGATCCAACTCACACAGGTTCCAGACCTCCCGTACGACGGTGAATCGTACGACTACGGTGCGTACCACGCCGAGGCGGGCGACAACTACCTCGTCCCCCTGGAGGTCGTGTTTCGCAACACCGTTCCCGTCGGTTCCAGCCTGCGATCCCGAACCGACCCTGCCGATCTCGGACTCGATTTCGACACCTGGCCCGACGAGACCGTCGACCTCCCGAAGCCGGTGGTGGAGTTCTCCACGAAATACGAGGAACAGGACCGATATCTCGACCGGATCACAGCAGACGAGATCGCGGGGAAGGCCGACATTGACGACCTCGAGACGCTCGCACGCGAGGTGAACGACGTCGTCACGGAACGGGCGACGGACGCGGGGTTCGTCCACGAGGACGGGAAAATAGAGGTCCTGTACCACGGCGGAGCGCTCCGCGTGGCCGATGTCGTGGGGACGTTCGACGAAAACAGGTTCTCCTACGGCGGGCAAGAAGTCTCGAAGGAGGTCGTGAGACAGTGGTACAAACGGGAACAGCCCGAATGGGTCGACGCCGTCGCCGCGGCAAAGCGGGACGTCACAGAACGGGAGATCGCCGACTGGCGGCGGCTCTGTTCGGCCGAACCGACGTCGCTTCCCCCCGACGTACTCGACGCGGTCTCGAAACTGTATGCCGCCGGCGCCAACGCGTACACCGGACGGGAGTGGTTCGACGCACCCCCGATCGGCGACGCCGTCGAAAAGGTCCGGCGGCTGTAA
- a CDS encoding HAH_0734 family protein: MQHLIVRGDPGIRKDAIIEYEGEELVCFTVKRQGDWHGPDEVQLWCTIGTEDERETFEKREYVPTWLEVDTIEAEELTVIKAKGELAV; this comes from the coding sequence ATGCAACACCTCATCGTTCGGGGGGACCCGGGGATCCGCAAGGACGCCATCATCGAGTACGAGGGTGAGGAACTCGTCTGTTTCACCGTCAAACGCCAGGGCGACTGGCACGGTCCAGACGAGGTTCAGCTGTGGTGTACGATCGGAACGGAGGACGAGCGGGAAACCTTCGAGAAGCGGGAGTACGTCCCCACCTGGCTCGAGGTGGACACGATCGAGGCCGAGGAGTTGACGGTCATCAAGGCGAAAGGCGAACTGGCGGTGTAG
- a CDS encoding beta-CASP ribonuclease aCPSF1: MSAVDKQLEQIRDEIEQEVPPDIHVSDVKYEGPEVVVYTQHPKEFAQDGDLVRRLASKLRKRITVRPDPNVLTPPSEAEAAIQNVIPDEAGVTDLDFHADTGEVVIEAEKPGMVIGRHGSTLRQITQEVGWTPEVVRTPPIESATVSNVRNFLKQEREERRDILERVGRQIHREEMADEQWVRITTLGCCREVGRAAFILSTAETRILIDCGDKPGAEGEVPYLQVPEALGAGATNIDAVVLTHAHLDHSALIPLLFKYGYDGPIYCTEPTRDLMGLLQLDYLDVATKEGRTPPYQSEMVREAIKHTIPLEYGDVTDIAPDVKLTLHNAGHILGSAVSHFHIGDGLYNVAFSGDIHYDDTRLFNGAVNDFPRVETLVLESTYGGRNDYQTDQEDSERKLIDVINRTADDGGKVLIPAFAVGRSQEIMLVLEKAMRNGEIPEMPVHLDGMIWEATAIHTTYPEYLRDELQNRIFHDDENPFLADQFNHIDGGEDERQEVADGGPCIVLSTSGMVTGGPIMSWLRHVGTEPESRLVFVGYQAQGTLGRRIQNGWDEIPINTRGNHGRGETLKLEMDVETVDGFSGHADRQGLENFVKTMNPRPEKVLCVHGDERSVQDLSSALYHEYNMRTFAPKNLETFRFK; the protein is encoded by the coding sequence ATGAGCGCAGTCGACAAACAACTCGAGCAGATACGAGACGAGATCGAACAGGAAGTACCGCCGGACATCCACGTTTCCGACGTCAAGTACGAAGGACCGGAGGTCGTCGTGTACACCCAGCATCCGAAGGAGTTCGCCCAGGACGGCGACCTCGTTCGCCGGCTCGCGTCGAAACTTCGAAAGCGGATCACCGTCCGCCCCGACCCCAACGTATTGACGCCGCCATCGGAGGCGGAAGCCGCGATCCAGAACGTCATCCCCGACGAGGCCGGCGTGACGGACCTCGATTTCCACGCCGACACTGGCGAGGTCGTGATCGAGGCCGAAAAGCCGGGGATGGTGATCGGTCGACACGGGTCGACGCTGCGGCAGATCACCCAGGAAGTCGGCTGGACCCCGGAGGTCGTCAGAACGCCGCCGATCGAGTCGGCGACCGTGTCGAACGTCCGGAACTTCCTGAAACAGGAACGCGAGGAGCGACGCGACATTCTCGAGCGCGTCGGCAGGCAGATCCACCGCGAGGAGATGGCCGACGAACAGTGGGTGCGAATCACCACACTCGGCTGCTGTCGGGAGGTCGGTCGGGCCGCGTTCATCCTGTCGACGGCTGAGACGCGTATCCTCATCGACTGTGGGGACAAGCCCGGCGCCGAAGGGGAGGTCCCGTACCTCCAGGTGCCCGAGGCGCTGGGGGCCGGCGCGACGAACATCGACGCGGTGGTGCTCACCCACGCCCACCTCGACCACTCCGCGCTGATCCCGTTGCTGTTCAAGTACGGCTACGACGGGCCGATCTACTGTACGGAGCCGACGCGGGACCTCATGGGGTTGTTGCAGCTCGACTACCTCGACGTCGCCACAAAGGAGGGTCGGACGCCGCCGTACCAGTCGGAGATGGTGCGGGAGGCGATCAAACACACGATCCCCCTCGAATACGGCGACGTCACCGACATCGCCCCCGACGTGAAGCTGACGCTCCACAACGCGGGCCACATCCTCGGCTCTGCAGTGTCTCACTTCCACATCGGGGACGGACTGTACAACGTCGCGTTCTCCGGTGACATTCACTACGACGACACCCGCCTTTTCAACGGCGCGGTCAACGACTTCCCCCGCGTCGAGACGCTCGTCCTCGAGTCGACCTACGGCGGGCGAAACGACTACCAGACCGACCAGGAGGACTCCGAGCGGAAACTGATCGATGTGATCAACCGGACAGCCGACGACGGCGGGAAAGTGCTGATCCCGGCGTTCGCGGTGGGGCGGTCACAGGAGATCATGCTCGTGCTGGAGAAGGCGATGCGCAACGGGGAGATTCCGGAGATGCCGGTCCACCTCGACGGGATGATCTGGGAGGCGACGGCGATCCACACCACCTATCCGGAGTATCTGCGCGACGAACTCCAGAACCGGATCTTCCACGACGACGAGAACCCGTTCCTCGCCGACCAGTTCAACCACATCGACGGCGGGGAGGACGAACGACAGGAGGTCGCCGACGGCGGCCCCTGCATCGTTCTCTCGACGTCGGGGATGGTCACCGGCGGACCGATCATGTCCTGGCTCCGTCACGTCGGAACCGAACCGGAGTCGCGGCTCGTGTTCGTCGGCTACCAGGCCCAAGGGACCCTCGGCCGCCGGATCCAGAACGGCTGGGACGAGATCCCGATCAACACCCGGGGCAACCACGGCCGCGGGGAGACGCTCAAGCTCGAAATGGACGTCGAGACGGTCGACGGCTTCTCCGGTCACGCAGACAGACAAGGCCTCGAGAACTTCGTCAAGACGATGAACCCCCGCCCCGAGAAAGTGCTTTGTGTCCACGGCGACGAGCGCTCCGTCCAGGACCTCTCCTCCGCGCTGTATCACGAATACAACATGCGGACGTTCGCGCCGAAGAACCTCGAAACGTTCCGATTTAAATAG
- a CDS encoding MTH1187 family thiamine-binding protein, giving the protein MTVIALLSVAPVTEESMSGEVAKAVAALDDFAVSYETNPMGTVVEADDVDTLLDAVAAAHKAVDGDRVSTFLKIDDKRTRDQRASEKVEAVERELGRPAKSE; this is encoded by the coding sequence ATGACAGTTATCGCCCTGTTGAGCGTCGCACCGGTGACCGAAGAGAGCATGTCTGGCGAGGTAGCGAAGGCCGTTGCCGCCCTCGACGACTTCGCCGTGAGCTACGAGACGAATCCGATGGGCACAGTGGTCGAGGCCGACGACGTCGACACTCTGCTCGATGCGGTTGCCGCAGCCCACAAGGCGGTCGACGGGGACCGGGTGAGCACCTTTCTCAAGATCGACGACAAACGGACGCGGGACCAGCGCGCGAGCGAAAAAGTCGAGGCAGTCGAACGCGAACTCGGTCGCCCCGCGAAATCGGAGTGA
- a CDS encoding DUF5810 domain-containing protein gives MGYACPVCAVTQPGGEHLAHHLAFTAMLHGDDHEAWLEEHAPGWGDCGPEELAEVIVEKASETEGPEVEQTHSHGESVPTRERRRPASRGGGFDDEAAAILQEAQALTRAMMDDEEEKVATQEDEKADADSDGDENDSNDIQD, from the coding sequence ATGGGATACGCGTGTCCAGTCTGCGCGGTCACACAGCCCGGCGGCGAACACCTCGCACATCACCTGGCGTTTACGGCGATGCTTCACGGCGACGACCACGAGGCGTGGCTCGAGGAGCACGCGCCGGGGTGGGGCGACTGCGGCCCCGAGGAACTGGCCGAGGTGATCGTCGAGAAGGCGTCCGAGACCGAGGGCCCCGAAGTGGAGCAGACGCACTCCCACGGGGAGTCGGTTCCGACCCGCGAGCGGCGTCGCCCTGCTTCAAGGGGCGGCGGATTCGACGACGAGGCCGCAGCGATCCTGCAGGAGGCGCAGGCGCTCACCCGAGCGATGATGGACGACGAGGAAGAAAAAGTGGCGACGCAAGAGGATGAGAAAGCGGACGCTGATAGCGACGGCGACGAAAACGACAGCAATGACATCCAGGACTGA